From the genome of Haloterrigena sp. KLK7, one region includes:
- the ncsA gene encoding tRNA 2-thiolation protein NcsA — protein sequence MDCNRCGEEAVMHAAYSGAHLCADHFRESVEKRVRRRVRRDDLVPRDATPENPQTWVIGLSGGKDSVVLTQILHDTFAEDPRIELVGLTIHEGIEGYRDKSVEACVELADDLDIRHELVSYEEEFGVRMDDVVEDDPENMAACAYCGVFRRDLLSNYAEELEADLLLTGHNLDDEAQTALMNFLEGDVEQIAKHFDASLGALSEREDQAEFVPRAKPLRDVPEKEVALYAHINDLPAHITECPHASEAYRGEIQQLLYDLEENHPGTRHSILAGYEDLASIAADEFSGDDGADLRECVECGSTTTREVCRKCSLLESLA from the coding sequence ATGGACTGTAACCGGTGTGGTGAGGAGGCGGTCATGCACGCCGCCTACTCCGGGGCACACCTCTGTGCGGATCACTTCCGCGAGTCGGTCGAGAAGCGAGTGCGCCGCCGCGTGCGGCGGGACGATCTGGTCCCGCGAGACGCGACGCCCGAGAACCCCCAGACGTGGGTGATCGGCCTCTCCGGCGGCAAGGACAGCGTCGTCCTCACGCAGATCCTCCACGACACGTTCGCCGAGGACCCGCGCATCGAACTCGTCGGGCTAACGATCCACGAGGGGATCGAGGGCTACCGCGACAAGTCCGTCGAGGCCTGCGTCGAACTCGCCGACGACCTCGACATCCGCCACGAACTCGTCTCCTACGAGGAGGAGTTCGGCGTCCGGATGGACGACGTCGTCGAGGACGATCCCGAAAACATGGCCGCCTGTGCCTACTGCGGCGTCTTCCGGCGGGACCTGCTCTCGAACTACGCCGAAGAGCTCGAGGCCGATCTCCTGCTGACCGGCCACAACTTAGACGACGAGGCCCAGACGGCGCTGATGAACTTCCTCGAGGGCGACGTCGAACAGATCGCGAAACACTTCGACGCCAGCCTCGGCGCCCTCTCCGAGCGCGAGGACCAGGCGGAGTTCGTCCCGCGCGCGAAACCGCTGCGGGACGTCCCCGAGAAGGAAGTCGCTCTCTACGCGCACATCAACGACCTCCCGGCCCACATCACGGAGTGTCCCCACGCCAGCGAGGCCTACCGCGGCGAGATTCAGCAGTTGCTCTACGACTTAGAGGAGAACCATCCCGGCACCCGCCACTCCATTCTCGCGGGCTACGAGGATCTGGCCTCGATCGCCGCAGACGAGTTCAGCGGCGACGACGGCGCCGACCTCCGGGAGTGCGTCGAGTGCGGCTCGACGACGACCCGCGAGGTCTGTCGGAAGTGCTCGCTGCTCGAGTCGCTGGCCTGA
- a CDS encoding HAMP domain-containing sensor histidine kinase, protein MVPRIGRLRSAAGIAFTYLLVGVAWIVVTDYVVLELVGDPQATARLQTAKGWIFVVGSTGLVYALVRSNQRRHDRTTDRLEHALQQTSVLHRLLRHNLRNNCNVIRGNAELLEANDEIPAEADPYLAEIKFQTDRLVELGSKTRYLRDAVLDGEEGIRRLNLSAAIDAVVESARDRHPNATIEVDRPESCRVRTTPKIERALRELLDNAVEHSERAEPAVRIAVRRTDEGVDITVTDDGPGLPPVERTVLENGIESPMIHSEGLGLWIVRTIVVQTGGSVELVDESPGTTVVLSLPD, encoded by the coding sequence ATGGTACCGAGGATCGGTCGACTCCGAAGCGCCGCCGGAATCGCGTTCACCTACCTTCTCGTCGGGGTGGCGTGGATCGTCGTTACCGACTACGTCGTCCTGGAGTTGGTCGGCGATCCGCAGGCGACGGCCCGACTACAGACCGCGAAGGGGTGGATCTTCGTCGTCGGATCGACCGGCCTGGTCTACGCGCTGGTGCGCTCGAATCAGCGACGCCACGACCGGACGACTGACCGACTCGAGCACGCGCTACAGCAGACGAGCGTCCTGCACCGACTCCTGCGGCACAACCTGCGGAACAACTGTAACGTCATCCGGGGCAACGCCGAACTCCTCGAGGCGAACGACGAGATCCCGGCGGAGGCCGACCCGTACCTCGCGGAGATCAAGTTTCAGACGGATCGACTGGTCGAACTCGGATCAAAGACGCGGTATCTCCGGGACGCCGTTCTCGACGGTGAGGAGGGGATTCGTCGTCTGAACCTCAGCGCGGCGATCGACGCCGTCGTCGAGTCCGCCCGCGACCGCCACCCGAACGCGACGATCGAGGTCGACCGACCCGAGAGCTGTCGCGTTCGGACGACGCCGAAGATCGAACGCGCGCTCCGGGAACTGCTCGACAACGCCGTCGAACACAGCGAGCGGGCCGAGCCCGCGGTCCGCATCGCGGTTCGGCGAACGGACGAGGGCGTCGACATCACCGTCACCGACGACGGACCCGGACTGCCACCGGTCGAGCGAACCGTCCTCGAGAACGGAATCGAGTCGCCGATGATCCACTCGGAGGGATTGGGCCTCTGGATCGTCCGGACGATCGTCGTCCAGACCGGCGGCAGCGTCGAACTGGTCGACGAATCCCCGGGCACGACCGTCGTGCTCTCGCTACCGGACTGA
- a CDS encoding alpha/beta fold hydrolase, whose protein sequence is MRHRIFNEDGDEELVFVMGWGNRWTHENVSWLIGTLTEAGYRVHAFELPTNIDDFKADWLEPIAEYVRDLEEYQLLGHSAGALVAQALDGADNHVYLSPWWGYGEAFPDPLLEAVSKLSTTLPCIPVRGLDREAIGEEATDHQLETTPNWISPAFVRETRRAQEELLTIDHDAVVFCSLRDPVVSLRPIGERVPAEHVVLYDGGHELFSSASRERYVEILLAALADGAEAVEADDESEEETDPVPA, encoded by the coding sequence ATGCGACACCGGATCTTCAACGAGGACGGCGACGAGGAACTCGTGTTCGTCATGGGCTGGGGCAACCGCTGGACCCACGAGAACGTCAGCTGGCTCATCGGCACACTGACCGAGGCCGGCTACCGGGTGCACGCCTTCGAACTCCCCACGAACATCGACGACTTCAAAGCCGACTGGCTCGAGCCGATCGCGGAGTACGTGCGCGACTTAGAGGAGTACCAGTTGCTCGGCCACAGCGCGGGCGCGCTGGTCGCCCAGGCCTTAGACGGCGCGGACAACCACGTCTACCTGAGCCCGTGGTGGGGGTACGGCGAGGCGTTCCCCGACCCGCTGCTCGAGGCCGTCTCGAAGCTGTCGACGACGCTGCCCTGTATCCCGGTGCGCGGGCTCGACCGCGAGGCGATCGGCGAGGAGGCCACCGACCACCAGCTCGAGACGACGCCGAACTGGATCTCGCCGGCGTTCGTCCGCGAGACGCGCCGCGCCCAGGAGGAACTGCTGACGATCGATCACGACGCGGTCGTCTTCTGCTCGCTTCGCGATCCGGTCGTCAGCCTGCGTCCGATCGGCGAGCGCGTCCCCGCCGAACACGTCGTGCTCTACGACGGCGGCCACGAACTGTTCTCCTCCGCGAGCCGCGAGCGCTACGTCGAGATCCTGCTGGCCGCCCTCGCGGACGGCGCCGAGGCCGTCGAGGCGGACGACGAGTCCGAAGAAGAGACGGATCCGGTCCCCGCCTGA
- a CDS encoding DUF2196 domain-containing protein — protein sequence MSNERPTAEELRQGVTVEIVQGDQDVESTDTEPIVGEVGTIYGDDPQGPEVELKSGVVGHVQSIRHDE from the coding sequence ATGTCCAACGAACGACCGACAGCCGAGGAACTGCGCCAGGGCGTCACCGTCGAGATCGTGCAGGGCGATCAGGACGTCGAGTCGACGGACACGGAACCGATCGTCGGCGAGGTCGGAACTATCTACGGCGACGATCCCCAGGGGCCGGAGGTCGAACTGAAAAGCGGCGTCGTCGGCCACGTGCAGTCGATCCGCCACGACGAGTAA
- a CDS encoding YhjD/YihY/BrkB family envelope integrity protein — MTDSSHLALVRDVVAVAHERQLSVTAAGLAYHAFNTLVPLVILTLVGVSLVDGLEPLVSTLETAVGLEGTVTGGGLEGAMGGSGARTRAALLAVAVLLWSAFRLFQAINSAFTDVYGARSDESYVTTAATVTLVTALYTVLVTATIAVGVALVTVVGVSLSVVVGGGWTAAGSTLLLAGLLLAVFLPMYYLFPQPDVSVGEVLPGTAFAAVSWTVLAVGFRFYVSASESVALFGIAGAVLLILTWVYLGGLCLLLGAVLNAVRADHVDPEEEWVPMETAWPVDRTD, encoded by the coding sequence ATGACCGACTCGAGCCACCTCGCGCTCGTTCGCGACGTCGTCGCGGTCGCCCACGAACGCCAGCTCAGCGTCACGGCCGCGGGACTGGCCTACCACGCGTTCAACACGCTCGTCCCGCTGGTCATCCTGACGCTGGTCGGCGTCTCGCTCGTCGACGGCCTCGAGCCATTGGTGTCGACGCTCGAGACCGCAGTCGGACTCGAGGGGACGGTGACCGGCGGCGGCCTCGAGGGGGCGATGGGCGGCAGCGGCGCCCGAACCCGCGCGGCGCTGCTGGCCGTGGCGGTCCTCCTCTGGAGCGCGTTCCGGTTGTTTCAGGCGATCAACAGCGCGTTCACTGACGTGTACGGCGCCCGGAGTGACGAGTCGTACGTGACGACGGCGGCGACGGTCACGCTCGTGACGGCCCTCTACACCGTCCTCGTGACGGCGACGATCGCGGTCGGCGTCGCACTGGTCACCGTCGTCGGCGTCAGCCTCTCGGTGGTCGTCGGCGGCGGCTGGACGGCGGCCGGCAGCACCCTCCTGCTGGCCGGCCTGCTGCTGGCGGTCTTCCTCCCGATGTACTACCTGTTCCCCCAGCCCGACGTCTCGGTCGGCGAGGTGCTTCCCGGGACGGCCTTCGCGGCGGTCTCCTGGACCGTCTTGGCCGTCGGCTTCCGGTTCTACGTCTCGGCCTCCGAGAGCGTCGCCCTGTTCGGGATCGCCGGCGCCGTCCTGTTGATCCTGACGTGGGTGTACCTGGGCGGGCTCTGTCTCCTGCTCGGGGCCGTCCTCAACGCCGTCCGCGCGGATCACGTCGACCCCGAAGAGGAGTGGGTCCCGATGGAGACGGCGTGGCCGGTCGATCGAACCGACTAG
- a CDS encoding ERCC4 domain-containing protein translates to MRVAVTVDDREPAGLVEAVRDHPDVTEVVVDRLSTGDLAIDSVGIERKTLRDYVNSAMGRSGSDLTDQVERMAAAYDHSYVLLEGDFADLATLRTAVSPESVRGSMASITARHEVPVVPCTDRAHLVDYAIRLGRKHLEEPSTRRLPVGSVASRREPTTKRMYGCIEGIGPELAATLYERYPTVEALLEASLEDLTEIEGIGETRARTIDAAFRSDGRPD, encoded by the coding sequence ATGCGCGTCGCCGTCACCGTCGACGATCGGGAGCCCGCGGGCCTCGTCGAGGCGGTCCGCGACCACCCCGACGTGACGGAGGTCGTCGTCGACCGACTGTCGACCGGCGACCTCGCGATCGATTCCGTCGGCATCGAACGCAAGACCCTGCGAGACTACGTCAACAGTGCGATGGGGCGATCGGGGTCTGACCTCACCGATCAGGTCGAGCGCATGGCCGCCGCCTACGACCACTCCTACGTCCTCCTCGAGGGCGACTTCGCCGACCTCGCGACCCTGCGGACGGCCGTCTCCCCCGAGTCGGTCCGGGGCTCGATGGCCTCGATCACGGCCCGCCACGAGGTGCCGGTCGTCCCCTGTACGGACCGCGCGCACCTCGTCGACTACGCGATTCGGCTCGGCCGAAAGCACCTCGAGGAACCCTCGACTCGCCGACTTCCGGTGGGCTCCGTCGCGAGCCGCCGCGAACCCACGACCAAGCGCATGTACGGCTGTATCGAGGGGATCGGTCCCGAACTCGCCGCGACGCTCTACGAGCGGTACCCCACCGTCGAGGCGCTGCTCGAGGCCTCGCTCGAGGACCTCACGGAGATCGAGGGGATCGGTGAGACGCGGGCGCGGACGATCGACGCCGCGTTTCGCAGCGACGGACGCCCGGACTAA
- a CDS encoding bacterio-opsin activator domain-containing protein, which translates to MDSEGIVDGATVLVVDPTEGAAGSLADSSSAGRAARTGPEVQRVSSATAALEAVETQSADCVVTAQALSDETGLDLVERIRERDPDLPIVLAPRDGNGDERLAGEAIAAGVSEYVPADCADSDLEAAVERAIEAGCDRRERRQRARQFGAVFDDPETYVWVLEPDGRVSRANETALEAIGATDAVESPPDADVRGRPFADLPLWRRLEEDRSTIRTAVERAADGTIVHREVTLAVGGRTNGAGSGVELEDDEGGKSRTLEVTVRPVRDESGTVVSLLARASDVTERARLERELRESEELHRVTLNNMTDTVLITDDDGAFTYVCPNVHFIFGYTDDEIHELGSIDELLGPDLFDREELEREGVLTNIECTATDRAGREHTLLVNVREVSIQGGTTLYSCRDVTTRKRREEALTALHRTARELLYAESDREIADRVAADAADVLGLEASGVYLFDGDENVLEPVAASPGMNRLHGPLSSHRVGEDSVSGRAFVDGESRFFADVRDAEALADPTTDIRGAAVVPLGDHGVFLAGSSEIDAFDDVDRELTDLLAATAEAALDRVERERSLRERDRELKRQNRRLTRLDRINEIIREIDAALVRAETREEIETAVCERLTAADRFAFAWIGTTDAPGERLEPSTHDGTGRGRDYLDGVSLSLAEAAEPAARAAADGETTVVSNVADRLREESWRSEALAREYQSVAGVPLAYDEFTYGVLAVYADRPDAFDEVTRSVLAELGETIASAIAAVERKRALLTDSRTRLEFDVGDDGFVFSRLARRADCVLSFDGGVRLHEDGAAVFATVEGAPVDAVADAAADLVAVEGARAVGAGDGGADAADDRGGTVLLELAPPFLALRLADHGVVLRSVEASPDGARVVVDVPPTVDAGNSVDIVSNAFADVELRAKRTVERTTARDLRTELLERLTERQLEVVQLAYYGGYFESPREQSGEEMADALGISSAAFYRHVRAVQRKLFVLLFDELGLPANTASGVE; encoded by the coding sequence ATGGATTCCGAAGGGATCGTCGACGGCGCGACGGTGCTCGTCGTCGACCCGACCGAGGGCGCCGCCGGGTCGCTCGCCGACTCGAGCAGCGCCGGACGCGCAGCACGAACCGGTCCCGAGGTACAGCGCGTCTCGAGCGCGACTGCGGCGCTCGAGGCCGTCGAAACGCAGTCCGCTGACTGCGTCGTCACCGCACAGGCGCTGTCGGACGAGACCGGCCTCGATCTCGTCGAACGGATTCGCGAGCGGGATCCCGACCTTCCGATCGTCCTCGCGCCTCGCGACGGGAACGGCGACGAGCGGCTCGCCGGCGAGGCGATCGCCGCGGGCGTCTCGGAGTACGTGCCGGCCGATTGCGCTGACTCGGACCTCGAGGCGGCCGTCGAACGGGCGATCGAGGCGGGCTGCGACCGGCGCGAGCGCCGCCAGCGCGCCCGCCAGTTCGGGGCAGTGTTCGATGATCCCGAGACGTACGTGTGGGTACTGGAGCCGGACGGACGGGTGAGTCGGGCCAACGAGACCGCACTCGAGGCGATCGGAGCGACGGACGCGGTCGAGTCACCGCCCGACGCCGACGTGCGCGGGCGGCCGTTCGCGGACCTGCCGCTGTGGCGCCGTCTGGAGGAGGACCGATCGACGATCCGGACTGCGGTCGAACGAGCGGCCGACGGGACGATCGTGCATCGGGAGGTAACCCTCGCGGTCGGCGGTCGGACGAACGGCGCCGGTTCCGGCGTCGAACTCGAGGACGACGAGGGCGGTAAGTCGCGGACGCTCGAGGTAACGGTCCGGCCCGTTCGCGACGAGTCGGGGACCGTCGTCTCCCTGCTCGCGCGGGCGAGCGACGTCACCGAGCGCGCCCGCCTCGAGCGCGAACTGCGCGAGTCGGAGGAGCTCCACCGGGTGACACTGAACAACATGACCGACACCGTCCTCATCACGGACGACGACGGGGCGTTCACCTACGTCTGTCCGAACGTCCACTTCATCTTCGGCTACACCGACGACGAGATCCACGAACTGGGCTCGATCGACGAACTCCTCGGCCCGGACCTCTTCGACCGCGAGGAACTGGAACGGGAGGGCGTCCTGACCAACATCGAGTGTACGGCGACCGACAGGGCCGGGCGGGAGCACACGCTGCTGGTCAACGTCCGCGAGGTGTCGATCCAGGGCGGGACGACCCTCTACAGCTGTCGCGACGTCACCACGCGCAAGCGCCGCGAGGAGGCCCTGACCGCCCTCCACCGGACCGCGCGCGAACTGCTCTACGCCGAGAGCGACCGCGAGATCGCCGACCGCGTGGCGGCCGACGCCGCCGACGTGCTCGGCCTCGAGGCCAGCGGCGTCTACCTCTTCGACGGCGACGAGAACGTCCTCGAGCCGGTCGCCGCCTCGCCGGGGATGAACCGCCTCCACGGACCGCTCTCGAGCCACCGGGTCGGCGAGGACAGCGTCTCGGGACGGGCCTTCGTCGACGGCGAGTCCCGCTTCTTCGCGGACGTCCGCGACGCCGAGGCGCTGGCGGATCCGACGACCGATATCAGGGGTGCGGCGGTCGTCCCGCTCGGCGACCACGGCGTCTTCCTCGCGGGGTCGTCGGAGATCGACGCGTTCGACGACGTCGACCGCGAACTGACCGACCTGCTGGCGGCGACGGCCGAGGCGGCGCTCGATCGGGTCGAACGGGAGCGGTCCCTCCGCGAGCGCGACCGGGAACTCAAGCGCCAGAACCGCCGGCTCACGCGGCTCGACCGGATCAACGAGATCATCCGCGAGATCGACGCGGCGCTGGTCCGGGCCGAGACCCGCGAGGAGATCGAGACCGCCGTCTGCGAGCGGCTGACCGCCGCCGACCGGTTCGCGTTCGCCTGGATCGGGACGACCGACGCGCCGGGCGAGCGACTCGAGCCGAGCACCCACGACGGGACCGGCCGCGGCCGGGACTACCTCGACGGCGTCTCGCTCTCGCTGGCCGAGGCGGCCGAACCCGCGGCCCGCGCGGCGGCCGACGGCGAGACGACGGTCGTCTCGAACGTCGCCGACCGGCTCCGCGAGGAGTCGTGGCGCTCGGAGGCCCTCGCGCGGGAGTACCAGTCCGTCGCGGGCGTGCCGCTGGCCTACGACGAGTTCACCTACGGCGTCCTGGCCGTCTACGCGGATCGACCCGACGCGTTCGACGAGGTCACGCGGAGCGTCCTCGCGGAACTCGGCGAGACGATCGCCTCCGCCATCGCCGCCGTCGAGCGCAAACGGGCGCTGCTGACGGACTCCCGGACCCGCCTCGAGTTCGACGTCGGCGACGACGGGTTCGTCTTCTCCCGGCTGGCCCGGCGGGCCGACTGCGTCCTCTCGTTCGACGGCGGCGTCCGCCTCCACGAGGACGGCGCCGCGGTGTTCGCGACCGTCGAGGGAGCCCCGGTAGATGCCGTCGCGGACGCGGCCGCCGACCTCGTGGCCGTCGAGGGCGCTCGAGCGGTCGGCGCCGGAGACGGCGGGGCGGACGCCGCGGACGACCGCGGCGGAACGGTCCTCCTCGAGCTGGCGCCGCCGTTTCTGGCGCTGCGCCTCGCGGATCACGGCGTCGTGCTCCGCAGCGTCGAAGCGTCACCGGACGGTGCGCGCGTCGTCGTCGACGTGCCGCCGACCGTCGACGCGGGCAACAGCGTCGATATCGTCTCCAACGCGTTCGCCGACGTCGAACTCCGCGCCAAGCGGACCGTCGAGCGAACGACCGCGCGCGACCTCCGGACCGAACTGCTCGAGCGACTCACCGAGCGGCAACTCGAGGTGGTCCAGTTGGCCTACTACGGCGGCTACTTCGAGTCACCTCGAGAGCAGTCGGGCGAGGAGATGGCCGACGCGCTCGGCATCTCCTCGGCCGCGTTCTACCGCCACGTCCGTGCCGTCCAGCGGAAACTCTTCGTGCTCCTGTTCGACGAACTCGGTCTACCGGCAAACACTGCGTCGGGGGTTGAATAG
- a CDS encoding rubrerythrin-like domain-containing protein, with translation MKDVPFDPDEESTYECFDCGTVVRAATATTCPDCGGDLRNRGTPIE, from the coding sequence ATGAAAGACGTTCCGTTCGACCCCGACGAGGAATCGACGTACGAGTGCTTCGACTGCGGGACCGTCGTCCGCGCGGCGACGGCGACGACCTGCCCCGATTGCGGCGGCGATCTGCGCAATCGAGGCACACCGATCGAATAA
- the gdhB gene encoding glutamate dehydrogenase GdhB → MASNQQSTVPAEEHRSADSTEPETALETARRQLERAATHLEIDDAVLERLKHPAAVHEVAVPLERDDGSVDVFTGYRAQHDSVRGPYKGGLRYHPEVTRDECVGLSMWMTWKCAVMDIPFGGAKGGVVVDPKSLSDAETERLTRRFAQEIRDVIGPTTDIPAPDMGTGPETMAWLMDAYSMQEGETIPGVVTGKPPVVGGSHGREEAPGRSVAIVTRETCDYYGYPLEDTTVAVQGFGSVGANAARLLEDWGATVVAVSDVNGAVYDPDGIDVAAIPSHDEEPEAVTSYAADLDPDADVDRLSNEELLELDVDVLIPAAVGNVITADNADAIAADIVVEGANGPTTFAAAAILEECGIHVVPDILANAGGVTVSYFEWLQDINRRAWSLERVHEELETEMVDAWSAVRDVVEAKDLTWRDAAYVVALSRVAEAHEARGLWP, encoded by the coding sequence ATGGCCTCGAATCAGCAGTCGACGGTACCCGCCGAGGAGCACCGCTCGGCCGACTCGACCGAACCCGAAACCGCCCTCGAGACCGCGCGCAGGCAACTCGAGCGGGCCGCGACCCACCTCGAGATCGACGACGCCGTCCTCGAGCGGCTCAAACACCCCGCGGCGGTCCACGAGGTGGCCGTTCCGCTCGAGCGCGACGACGGGAGCGTCGACGTCTTCACCGGCTACCGCGCCCAGCACGACAGCGTGCGCGGGCCGTACAAGGGCGGGCTCCGCTACCATCCCGAGGTCACGCGCGACGAGTGCGTCGGCCTCTCGATGTGGATGACCTGGAAGTGCGCCGTGATGGATATCCCCTTCGGGGGCGCGAAGGGCGGCGTCGTGGTCGATCCCAAGTCGCTCTCCGACGCCGAGACCGAACGGCTCACGCGCCGCTTCGCACAGGAGATCCGCGACGTGATCGGACCGACGACGGACATCCCGGCGCCCGACATGGGGACCGGGCCGGAGACGATGGCCTGGCTGATGGACGCCTACAGCATGCAGGAGGGCGAGACGATTCCGGGCGTCGTCACCGGGAAACCGCCCGTCGTCGGCGGCTCCCACGGCCGCGAGGAGGCGCCGGGCCGCAGCGTCGCCATCGTCACCCGGGAGACCTGCGACTACTACGGCTACCCGCTCGAGGACACGACCGTCGCCGTGCAGGGCTTCGGCAGCGTCGGCGCCAACGCGGCGCGCCTGCTCGAGGACTGGGGCGCGACCGTCGTCGCCGTCTCGGACGTCAACGGCGCGGTCTACGATCCCGACGGAATCGACGTCGCCGCCATCCCCTCCCACGACGAGGAGCCCGAGGCGGTCACCAGCTACGCGGCCGACCTCGATCCCGACGCCGACGTCGACCGACTCTCGAACGAGGAACTGCTGGAACTCGACGTCGACGTGCTGATCCCGGCGGCCGTCGGCAACGTCATCACCGCCGACAACGCCGACGCGATCGCGGCCGATATCGTCGTCGAGGGCGCCAACGGCCCGACCACGTTCGCCGCCGCCGCTATTCTCGAGGAGTGTGGGATCCACGTCGTCCCCGACATCCTCGCCAACGCCGGCGGCGTCACCGTCTCGTACTTCGAGTGGCTCCAGGACATCAACCGCCGCGCCTGGAGTCTCGAGCGCGTCCACGAGGAACTCGAGACCGAGATGGTCGACGCCTGGTCGGCCGTCCGCGACGTGGTCGAGGCGAAGGACCTGACGTGGCGCGACGCCGCCTACGTCGTCGCGCTCTCGCGGGTCGCCGAGGCCCACGAAGCGCGCGGGCTCTGGCCCTGA
- a CDS encoding TraB domain-containing protein, with protein sequence MSAQGTITIVPSVHFSPTHRRRVRSTIRETEPDVVAVELDERRYDRLEERSGRSPLELARELPPATAAAYTVLQAIQRTVVRLYGLDPGQTDMEAAVETAAELELDVALIDDPIAETLSALADRVGPELLPKLVARTQRMGPGQQAQQLDLLTTSFEEITSGEDVQPAIEQMRLLLPELTEVMIDRRDRSMGRRLHALRREGHDVVAVVGAGHHLGIKRTLEDLETRDRESEALESAAAETRNVDADAVVPIRSPTRSVTRIPIE encoded by the coding sequence ATGTCCGCCCAGGGAACCATCACGATCGTTCCGAGCGTCCACTTCTCGCCGACCCACCGGCGTCGAGTCCGGTCGACGATCCGCGAGACCGAGCCCGACGTCGTCGCCGTCGAACTCGACGAGCGGCGGTACGACCGCCTCGAGGAGCGAAGCGGCCGAAGCCCCCTCGAACTGGCCCGGGAGTTGCCGCCGGCGACGGCGGCGGCCTACACCGTTCTGCAGGCGATCCAGCGGACCGTCGTCCGGCTGTACGGGCTCGACCCCGGGCAGACCGACATGGAGGCGGCCGTCGAGACCGCGGCCGAACTGGAGCTCGACGTCGCGCTGATCGACGATCCGATCGCGGAGACGCTCTCCGCGCTCGCCGACCGCGTCGGACCGGAACTGCTCCCGAAACTGGTCGCCCGCACCCAGCGGATGGGGCCGGGCCAGCAGGCCCAACAGCTCGACCTGCTGACGACGTCGTTCGAGGAGATCACCAGCGGCGAGGACGTCCAGCCGGCGATCGAACAGATGCGGCTGCTCCTCCCGGAACTGACTGAGGTCATGATCGACCGCCGCGATCGATCGATGGGCCGGCGGCTCCACGCGCTCCGCCGCGAGGGTCACGACGTCGTCGCCGTCGTCGGCGCGGGCCACCATCTGGGCATCAAGCGGACGCTCGAGGACCTCGAGACGCGGGATCGCGAGTCGGAGGCCCTCGAGTCGGCGGCCGCCGAGACCCGGAACGTCGACGCCGACGCGGTCGTTCCGATCCGGTCGCCCACCCGGAGCGTCACCCGGATCCCGATCGAGTGA
- a CDS encoding phosphoribosyltransferase family protein, with amino-acid sequence MFDDRTDAGERLAAELESRGLEADVVLGIPRGALPVARPVADALEADLDVVVARKLGAPENPELAIGAVASDGSVWYNDDLLDRLDVSEAYLEEVREEEAENAREKADRYRPRDRRGLPDLEGKRVVVVDDGVATGATATACLRQVREAGADSVALAVPVGSPSGVADLEREADEVIALETPDSFRAVGQFYREFGQVSDSEAIDYLER; translated from the coding sequence ATGTTCGACGACAGAACCGACGCCGGCGAACGGCTCGCCGCCGAACTCGAGTCCCGGGGCCTCGAGGCCGACGTCGTCCTCGGGATTCCCCGCGGCGCCTTACCCGTCGCGCGGCCGGTGGCGGACGCGCTCGAGGCCGACCTCGACGTGGTGGTCGCGCGGAAGTTGGGCGCGCCGGAGAACCCCGAACTGGCGATCGGCGCGGTGGCCAGCGACGGCAGCGTCTGGTACAACGACGACCTCCTCGACCGACTCGACGTCTCGGAGGCGTACCTCGAGGAGGTCCGCGAGGAGGAGGCCGAAAACGCGCGCGAGAAGGCCGATCGCTACCGGCCGCGAGATCGGCGGGGACTGCCCGATCTCGAGGGGAAACGCGTCGTCGTCGTCGACGACGGCGTCGCGACCGGGGCGACCGCGACGGCCTGTCTCCGGCAGGTACGGGAGGCGGGCGCCGACTCCGTCGCCCTGGCGGTCCCGGTCGGATCGCCCAGCGGCGTCGCCGACCTCGAGCGCGAGGCCGACGAGGTGATCGCGCTCGAGACGCCCGACTCGTTCCGCGCGGTCGGCCAGTTCTACCGCGAGTTCGGGCAGGTCAGCGACAGCGAGGCGATCGACTACCTCGAGCGCTGA